From one Pedobacter faecalis genomic stretch:
- a CDS encoding ComEA family DNA-binding protein, which produces MRQWINQYFSLSKREFNAVLFLIALIAALALCPYFFSPSAEISAKERETFRAEIEALVASERVGYHNRTSDMGSVLATASRPTAVRLFYFDPNKMQVDDWERLGLSPRQAAAVVKYVTAGGSFKRPEDLQKMYTISKVQYQRLVPFVRIDAPVKQEVVVKLGERMPGVGLPVRTREVIELNTADSTRLCEIDGVGPAFARRIIVYRQRLGGFFKKEQLLEVFGLDSVRYNQIAPQVSIDVTQLKKININTADHATLKRLPYLRYKQINALIEYRNQHGSYGHAADLAKIAILTPDIIERVVPYLTF; this is translated from the coding sequence ATGAGACAATGGATTAATCAATATTTTAGTTTATCTAAGCGGGAGTTTAATGCTGTTCTTTTTCTAATTGCCCTGATTGCGGCCCTCGCTTTGTGCCCTTACTTTTTTTCGCCATCAGCAGAAATTTCCGCTAAGGAGCGCGAGACCTTCCGGGCGGAGATTGAAGCGCTGGTAGCTTCTGAACGTGTTGGCTACCATAATAGGACCAGTGACATGGGAAGTGTTTTAGCGACCGCTTCGCGGCCGACCGCTGTCCGGTTGTTCTATTTTGATCCGAATAAAATGCAAGTGGATGACTGGGAGCGCCTGGGGCTTAGTCCCAGGCAGGCTGCGGCCGTTGTTAAATATGTAACGGCTGGCGGTAGTTTTAAAAGACCGGAGGACTTGCAGAAGATGTATACGATCAGCAAAGTTCAGTATCAGCGCCTGGTGCCATTCGTGCGGATTGATGCGCCTGTAAAGCAGGAGGTAGTTGTAAAGCTGGGTGAAAGAATGCCTGGCGTAGGACTGCCTGTCCGTACACGGGAAGTCATTGAACTGAACACGGCCGACAGTACCCGCCTTTGCGAGATCGATGGGGTAGGGCCGGCATTTGCCCGGCGGATTATTGTGTACAGACAGCGCTTGGGCGGTTTTTTTAAAAAGGAACAACTGCTGGAAGTCTTTGGATTGGACTCGGTCCGTTACAATCAGATTGCCCCTCAGGTGAGTATAGATGTTACTCAGCTAAAAAAAATCAATATCAATACGGCCGATCATGCCACACTGAAAAGGCTTCCATATCTGAGGTATAAGCAGATAAATGCGCTGATTGAATACCGCAATCAGCATGGTAGTTATGGGCATGCTGCAGATTTAGCAAAAATAGCTATTTTGACTCCCGACATCATTGAAAGGGTGGTGCCGTATTTAACCTTTTGA
- the rpsU gene encoding 30S ribosomal protein S21: MIIINIKDGESLDKALKRFKKKFEKTGVLRELRSRQAYEKKSVTRRTEVKHAIYKQNMQMEGTI; this comes from the coding sequence ATGATCATTATCAATATTAAAGACGGCGAATCATTAGATAAAGCGTTGAAACGTTTCAAGAAGAAGTTTGAAAAGACAGGTGTGTTAAGAGAGCTTCGCAGTCGTCAGGCATACGAAAAAAAATCTGTTACTCGTCGTACAGAGGTTAAACACGCTATATATAAGCAGAATATGCAAATGGAAGGAACGATTTAG
- the hpf gene encoding ribosome hibernation-promoting factor, HPF/YfiA family: MKVTVQSIHFNADKKLLDFIQRKVDKLDQFFDQIISGEVYLKLENVEDEANKISEIKLIVPGGTMFAKEQCKSFEEATDLAIESLRKQITKHKDKTRAKLSEHKALIVENELSDY; encoded by the coding sequence ATGAAAGTTACAGTTCAGTCGATCCATTTCAATGCAGACAAGAAGTTGTTAGACTTTATCCAACGGAAGGTAGATAAGCTTGATCAGTTCTTCGACCAGATCATCAGCGGGGAAGTATATCTCAAGCTTGAAAACGTAGAAGATGAAGCGAACAAGATAAGTGAGATCAAACTGATTGTGCCTGGCGGGACAATGTTCGCCAAAGAGCAGTGCAAGTCGTTCGAAGAAGCTACAGATCTGGCCATTGAATCCTTAAGAAAGCAGATCACCAAACATAAGGATAAGACCCGGGCAAAATTGAGCGAACATAAAGCATTGATCGTCGAAAATGAACTGTCTGATTATTAG
- a CDS encoding tyrosine-type recombinase/integrase has protein sequence MNMLVDHFLKFLQHEKRYSANTIGAYQNDLDQFAGFLTSEFELEVGLAQPVHVRAYVAWLMENGVAESSVNRKVSALRSFYKYQVRQGEMKVSPVRQIRTPKVPARVPVFVDDQKMNTLLDSEDIFDKSFSSVRDRMILEVLFGTGIRVSELLALKEQDVDKYNCSITVTGKRNKQRVVPLTKLLSDELRDFIVLKSIQEFSTNAYALFVTNKGLPMSRGQVYGIVRRYLTYISTQKKKGPHVLRHSYATSLLNRGADLNAIKELLGHESLAATQVYTHNTIERLKSIYKLAHPKA, from the coding sequence ATGAATATGCTTGTTGACCATTTTTTGAAGTTCCTGCAGCACGAAAAGCGATATTCTGCCAATACTATCGGTGCGTATCAGAATGACCTGGATCAGTTCGCTGGCTTTTTAACGAGTGAGTTTGAACTTGAGGTGGGTTTGGCTCAACCTGTGCATGTCAGGGCTTATGTAGCCTGGCTGATGGAGAATGGTGTTGCCGAAAGTTCTGTCAACAGAAAGGTTTCGGCATTGCGGAGTTTTTATAAGTACCAGGTCAGACAAGGAGAAATGAAGGTAAGCCCGGTGAGACAGATCAGGACACCGAAGGTGCCAGCCAGGGTACCTGTCTTTGTAGATGATCAGAAGATGAATACGCTGCTCGACTCTGAAGATATATTCGACAAAAGTTTTTCCTCGGTGAGGGACCGGATGATCCTGGAGGTGTTGTTCGGCACCGGAATACGGGTTTCTGAGCTTCTGGCGCTAAAGGAGCAGGATGTCGATAAATATAATTGCAGCATCACGGTGACTGGTAAGCGCAACAAGCAGCGCGTGGTGCCGCTTACTAAATTACTCTCTGATGAGCTACGGGATTTTATTGTTTTAAAATCAATACAGGAATTCAGTACTAACGCGTATGCTTTGTTCGTTACTAATAAAGGTCTCCCTATGAGCCGAGGTCAGGTGTATGGAATTGTCCGCCGTTATTTAACATATATTTCAACTCAGAAGAAGAAGGGTCCGCATGTTTTGCGGCATTCTTATGCGACGAGCCTGCTGAATCGTGGTGCGGATTTGAATGCCATAAAGGAATTGCTGGGGCACGAAAGTCTTGCTGCCACTCAGGTATACACGCATAATACTATAGAAAGATTAAAATCAATTTATAAACTCGCCCATCCAAAGGCATAA
- a CDS encoding adenine phosphoribosyltransferase produces the protein MIENAIRAALRDVHDFPKPGIVFKDITPILKDPVLCARINEALFSEARKLDVDVVAGIESRGFLFGPALAQSLAVPFVPIRKSGKLPYTTVEQSYDLEYGSATIECHADAFEPGQKVLIHDDLLATGGTVVAASQLVSKLQAVVAGYSFVIALDFLNGRDKLKPYADEIHALISF, from the coding sequence ATGATTGAAAATGCCATTAGAGCTGCGCTGAGAGACGTACACGATTTTCCCAAACCGGGTATTGTTTTTAAAGATATTACACCGATTCTGAAAGACCCTGTGTTATGCGCCAGGATAAACGAGGCTTTGTTTTCCGAAGCCCGCAAACTGGACGTTGACGTGGTGGCCGGGATAGAAAGCCGGGGCTTTTTGTTCGGGCCGGCACTAGCCCAGTCGCTGGCTGTGCCGTTTGTGCCCATCAGGAAGTCGGGTAAGTTGCCGTACACCACGGTTGAGCAGAGTTATGATCTGGAATATGGAAGTGCGACAATTGAGTGCCATGCCGATGCCTTTGAACCTGGACAAAAAGTTTTGATCCATGATGACCTGCTCGCTACTGGCGGTACTGTGGTCGCGGCCTCACAATTGGTGTCCAAGCTTCAAGCTGTGGTTGCGGGATATTCGTTCGTGATTGCGCTGGATTTCCTGAACGGACGGGATAAGCTGAAGCCGTATGCAGATGAGATACATGCGTTGATATCGTTTTGA
- a CDS encoding alpha-amylase: protein MENFTMLQFFEWYYPADGSLWNFFKSEAKRLKGIGIDSVWLPPAHKGMDGSESTGYDVYDIYDLGEFDQKGSVSTKYGTKDEFLAAVKAGREAGLQVYADIVLNHMGGADETEEVTVRKVNPDNRNEFISEPYVIEAFTRFTFPGRKGRYSEFIWDHQCFAGVDYDARNDETAIYRIQNQYGDGWQEVLSDEFGNYDYLMLSDIEYRNPHVREELKRWGKWFYETVGFNGFRLDAIKHMDPQFFNEWLDFMRSEYQEEFYTVGEYWAPGDLAGLLRYIEVTEGRMSLFDAPLQANFHAASKAGDGYDLRTIFDNTLLQARPELAVTLVENHDTQPLQSLEQTVEPWFRPLAYALILLREAGYPCVFYADLYGSKYEDTGGDGNAHEVTMQRMTGLEEMLHVRKKLAYGMQRDYMDDPQCLGWTREGDEEHEGSGCAVLLTNGAERVKAMEMGKAFAGKTFKDILGHVEGEVLINDEGWGDFKVNGGSVSVWVPA, encoded by the coding sequence ATGGAAAACTTCACAATGCTTCAGTTTTTTGAATGGTATTATCCGGCCGACGGCAGTCTCTGGAATTTCTTTAAAAGCGAAGCGAAACGGTTAAAAGGCATTGGAATAGATAGTGTTTGGCTGCCTCCAGCTCATAAGGGTATGGATGGAAGCGAGTCAACGGGCTACGATGTTTATGATATTTATGACCTCGGTGAGTTCGATCAGAAAGGAAGTGTGAGTACCAAATATGGTACGAAGGATGAATTCTTGGCTGCAGTTAAGGCAGGGCGGGAAGCTGGTCTGCAGGTTTATGCGGATATTGTGCTGAACCATATGGGTGGTGCTGATGAGACTGAAGAAGTAACGGTGCGGAAGGTTAACCCGGACAACCGGAATGAATTTATCAGCGAGCCTTATGTGATCGAGGCGTTCACTCGTTTTACCTTTCCCGGAAGAAAAGGCAGGTATTCTGAGTTTATCTGGGACCATCAATGCTTCGCAGGGGTTGATTATGATGCGCGAAATGATGAGACGGCTATATACCGGATACAGAACCAATATGGGGATGGATGGCAGGAGGTGCTCTCTGATGAGTTTGGTAACTACGATTATTTAATGCTTTCCGATATCGAATATCGTAATCCGCATGTGCGGGAGGAACTGAAGCGTTGGGGAAAGTGGTTTTATGAGACAGTTGGTTTCAACGGATTTCGGCTAGACGCTATAAAACATATGGATCCGCAGTTCTTCAATGAGTGGCTTGATTTTATGCGTTCTGAATACCAGGAAGAGTTTTATACGGTGGGCGAATATTGGGCGCCAGGCGATCTGGCTGGATTGCTGCGATACATTGAGGTTACGGAAGGCCGGATGTCTTTGTTTGATGCTCCTTTGCAGGCTAATTTTCATGCCGCTTCTAAAGCAGGTGATGGTTATGATCTGCGGACTATTTTTGACAATACGCTGCTGCAGGCCAGGCCTGAACTGGCTGTAACGCTTGTAGAGAATCATGATACACAGCCGCTTCAGTCGCTGGAACAAACTGTTGAGCCCTGGTTCCGGCCTTTGGCTTATGCCTTGATCCTGCTGCGGGAGGCAGGATATCCCTGCGTTTTCTACGCCGATTTGTATGGTTCCAAATATGAGGATACAGGGGGCGACGGCAACGCACATGAAGTGACCATGCAAAGAATGACCGGACTAGAGGAAATGCTGCATGTGCGAAAAAAACTAGCTTATGGCATGCAGCGCGATTATATGGATGACCCGCAGTGTTTAGGCTGGACGCGTGAGGGCGACGAGGAACATGAGGGTTCTGGCTGCGCCGTGCTTCTTACGAATGGAGCTGAAAGGGTAAAGGCGATGGAAATGGGAAAGGCCTTCGCTGGCAAGACGTTTAAAGACATTCTCGGCCACGTGGAAGGCGAGGTGCTGATCAACGACGAAGGCTGGGGCGACTTTAAGGTGAATGGCGGATCTGTATCTGTCTGGGTACCCGCTTAA
- a CDS encoding acyl-CoA dehydrogenase → MTENQSGYSFAVSENQRMIRSMVSDFAERHIRPEVMDWDERQHFPVELFKQFGELGLMGVLVPEEYGGSGFGYQEYVDVIVEVAKVCGSVGLSLAAHNSLCTGHILAFGNEEQKRRWLPRLATGEWIGAWGLTEANTGSDALRMTTTAVLEGDEYVINGAKNWITHGKSGDVAVVMVRTGEKGSSGGISAIVVERGTPGFMAGKKENKLGMRASETTEMIFDNCRVPKANLLGTEGEGFKQAMKVLDGGRISIAALSLGIARGAYEAAVAYAKERHQFGQPIANFQGISFKLADMATEIEAAELLIRQAADLKNRHMPVTKESAMAKYYASEVAVRASTEAVQIFGGYGYTKDFPVEKFYRDSKLCTIGEGTSEIQKIVIAREVLKD, encoded by the coding sequence ATGACAGAGAATCAATCAGGTTATAGTTTTGCTGTTTCGGAGAATCAGCGTATGATCCGGAGTATGGTAAGTGATTTTGCCGAGCGCCATATTCGGCCTGAGGTAATGGACTGGGATGAGCGTCAGCATTTCCCTGTGGAACTCTTTAAACAGTTTGGCGAACTGGGCCTGATGGGGGTGCTTGTGCCTGAAGAATATGGCGGCTCGGGTTTTGGCTACCAGGAATACGTGGATGTGATTGTGGAGGTGGCGAAAGTATGTGGTTCGGTTGGACTTTCCCTGGCTGCGCATAACTCGCTATGCACCGGGCATATCCTGGCATTCGGAAACGAGGAACAGAAAAGGCGCTGGCTGCCCAGGCTGGCGACTGGAGAATGGATTGGGGCATGGGGGCTCACGGAGGCAAATACAGGTTCTGATGCCCTGCGTATGACGACTACAGCGGTGCTGGAAGGGGATGAGTATGTAATTAATGGAGCTAAGAACTGGATCACTCACGGAAAGAGCGGCGACGTGGCCGTGGTTATGGTGCGGACTGGCGAGAAGGGAAGTTCCGGTGGTATATCGGCTATAGTGGTTGAGCGCGGTACGCCGGGATTTATGGCGGGTAAGAAGGAGAATAAGCTCGGTATGCGGGCATCGGAAACCACAGAGATGATCTTTGATAACTGCCGGGTGCCGAAGGCTAACCTTCTGGGAACGGAAGGGGAGGGTTTTAAGCAGGCGATGAAGGTGCTCGACGGGGGCCGGATATCTATTGCGGCACTCTCTTTGGGTATCGCCAGGGGCGCTTATGAAGCTGCTGTTGCGTATGCTAAGGAACGGCACCAGTTCGGTCAGCCGATCGCAAATTTTCAGGGTATCAGTTTTAAGCTGGCTGATATGGCTACGGAGATTGAAGCAGCGGAACTGCTGATCAGGCAGGCGGCAGACTTGAAGAACAGGCATATGCCGGTGACTAAAGAGTCGGCCATGGCCAAATATTATGCATCGGAAGTGGCGGTAAGGGCTTCGACGGAAGCGGTACAGATTTTTGGCGGTTATGGCTATACCAAAGATTTCCCGGTGGAAAAATTTTACCGTGACAGCAAGCTGTGTACCATAGGGGAAGGTACTTCTGAGATACAGAAGATTGTGATTGCCCGCGAAGTTCTGAAAGATTAA
- the tuf gene encoding elongation factor Tu — MAKEKFDRSKPHLNIGTIGHVDHGKTTLTAAITKVLSDAGLSEARSFDSIDSAPEEKERGITINTAHVEYSTANRHYAHVDCPGHADYVKNMVTGAAQMDGAIIVVAATDGPMPQTREHILLARQVGVPSLVVFMNKVDMVDDPELLELVEMEVRELLSFYEFPGDDIPVIQGSALGGLNGDPKWVAKIMELMDAVDSYIPIPPRLTDLPFLMPVEDVFSITGRGTVATGRIERGQINTGDPVEILGMGAENLKSTVTGVEMFRKILDYGEAGDNVGLLLRGIEKTDIRRGMVICKPGSVTPHTDFKAEIYVLSKAEGGRHTPFFNKYRPQFYFRTTDVTGEISLAEGTEMVMPGDNVTITVKLINAIAMEKGLRFAIREGGRTVGAGQVTEILK; from the coding sequence ATGGCAAAAGAAAAGTTTGACCGCAGTAAGCCGCACTTAAACATCGGCACAATCGGTCACGTTGACCACGGTAAAACAACCTTAACAGCAGCTATCACTAAAGTGTTATCTGATGCAGGTTTATCTGAGGCGCGTTCATTTGATTCGATTGACTCAGCTCCTGAGGAAAAAGAAAGAGGTATCACCATTAACACTGCACACGTTGAGTATTCAACTGCTAACCGTCACTATGCACACGTTGACTGTCCAGGTCACGCGGATTACGTGAAGAACATGGTTACTGGTGCTGCGCAAATGGACGGAGCTATCATCGTTGTAGCTGCTACAGATGGTCCGATGCCACAAACTCGTGAGCACATTCTATTGGCTCGTCAGGTAGGTGTACCTTCATTGGTTGTATTCATGAACAAAGTGGATATGGTTGATGACCCTGAGTTGTTAGAACTGGTTGAAATGGAAGTTCGTGAATTGTTATCATTCTATGAATTCCCTGGTGATGATATTCCTGTTATCCAAGGTTCTGCTCTTGGTGGCTTGAATGGTGATCCGAAATGGGTTGCTAAGATCATGGAACTGATGGATGCTGTTGACAGCTACATTCCAATTCCTCCACGTTTGACAGACCTTCCATTCTTGATGCCTGTTGAAGACGTATTCTCGATCACTGGTCGTGGTACTGTTGCAACTGGTCGTATCGAGCGTGGTCAGATCAACACCGGAGATCCTGTTGAGATCCTGGGTATGGGTGCTGAGAACCTGAAGTCGACTGTAACAGGTGTGGAAATGTTCCGTAAGATCCTTGATTATGGTGAGGCTGGTGATAACGTAGGTTTATTGTTACGTGGTATTGAGAAAACTGATATCCGCCGTGGTATGGTTATCTGCAAGCCAGGTTCTGTAACTCCTCACACTGATTTCAAAGCTGAGATCTATGTATTGTCAAAAGCTGAAGGTGGCCGTCACACTCCATTCTTCAACAAGTACCGTCCGCAATTCTATTTCCGTACTACAGACGTAACTGGTGAGATCTCACTGGCTGAAGGAACTGAAATGGTTATGCCTGGTGATAACGTTACCATCACTGTTAAGTTGATCAACGCTATCGCAATGGAAAAAGGACTTCGTTTCGCTATCCGTGAAGGTGGTAGAACCGTAGGTGCTGGTCAGGTAACTGAAATTTTAAAGTAG
- the nusG gene encoding transcription termination/antitermination protein NusG, whose translation MNDQLKWYVVRAVSGKEKKVKQYIDSEISRLGVSHLVPQVLIPMEKYYQMKDGKKIAKERNYYPGYVLIEAVLDGELEHVIKNVNSVIGFLGDKGGNPVPMRQAEVNRILGKVDEMSQQSETMNIAYYVGENVKVMDGPFNGFTGVIEEVNEEKKKLKVMVKIFGRKTPLELNYMQVEKE comes from the coding sequence ATGAACGATCAGTTGAAATGGTACGTAGTTAGAGCTGTTAGCGGGAAAGAGAAGAAAGTGAAGCAGTATATTGATTCTGAGATAAGCCGTCTTGGGGTCTCTCATCTTGTTCCTCAGGTATTGATTCCTATGGAAAAATATTACCAGATGAAGGATGGGAAAAAGATAGCTAAGGAGCGTAACTATTATCCTGGCTATGTTTTAATTGAGGCTGTTTTAGACGGAGAACTTGAGCACGTTATTAAGAATGTAAATAGCGTTATAGGGTTCTTAGGCGATAAGGGGGGAAATCCGGTTCCTATGCGTCAGGCGGAAGTTAACCGCATATTAGGTAAAGTCGATGAGATGAGCCAGCAGAGTGAGACAATGAATATTGCTTATTATGTTGGTGAGAACGTTAAAGTAATGGACGGACCGTTCAACGGTTTTACCGGAGTTATCGAAGAGGTAAACGAAGAGAAAAAGAAATTGAAAGTTATGGTGAAGATCTTTGGCCGTAAAACGCCGCTTGAGCTTAACTATATGCAAGTAGAAAAGGAGTAA
- the secE gene encoding preprotein translocase subunit SecE, with translation MAKVVEFIKESYEEMTQKVTWPTWGNLQSSAILVLIASLIIACLIFAMDKGSTFVLDTFYKSLSN, from the coding sequence ATGGCTAAAGTAGTTGAATTTATAAAAGAATCGTATGAGGAAATGACTCAGAAGGTCACCTGGCCTACCTGGGGAAATTTGCAGAGCTCTGCCATACTTGTTTTGATAGCCTCTCTTATTATTGCTTGCCTGATATTTGCGATGGATAAGGGTTCTACTTTTGTTTTAGATACTTTTTATAAATCACTTTCTAATTAA
- a CDS encoding lysophospholipid acyltransferase family protein: MKIITTQEFAKATKIDKLGVPGLAALLMEIMKLNDINKVFSQNKDFSGLEFVDKILETIGVSIDFDEDDLKNIPKTGGFIAIANHPYGGIEGLALVKLLCTVRPEAKVMVNFILKKIPNLSEFFVAVNPFENVQHSSSISGLKATFDLLQSGVPIGIFPAGEVSTFSLDKQEITDRLWHPVVGKLIARAKVPVVPIYFHGNNGVLFNILSFIHPTLRTAKLPSEFLNKQGLKIRVRIGKPINIEDISYRNNTNKLLDFLRARTYALGTGLEEERKLFNPISLFKIKKKPEPVVEETERHIISAEVQTLENFRVWTEKNYEVYITPTSNIPNILKEIGRLREITFREVGEGTNKKIDLDNYDIYYNHLFIWDKEQENIVGAYRIGRGDEILNTMGRRGFYLSELFKIKEPFYPILRKGIELGRSWIRKEYQQKPLPLFLLWKGILKYLLDNPQYRYMFGPVSISNSFSKFSKSLIVDYITKNHFDYELAHYVKPKNKFKADLSAIDKDLLIESSESLKDLDSLISDIENSHIKIPVLLRQYMNLNAKIICFNIDPKFSDCLDGFLLVDTQNIPAEMLEKIGKNI; this comes from the coding sequence ATGAAAATCATTACCACCCAGGAGTTCGCCAAAGCCACCAAAATAGACAAACTAGGCGTACCCGGCTTAGCCGCCCTGCTCATGGAGATCATGAAGCTCAACGATATCAATAAAGTTTTCTCACAAAACAAAGATTTCAGCGGTCTGGAGTTCGTGGACAAAATATTAGAAACGATTGGTGTTTCCATCGACTTCGATGAAGATGACCTGAAGAACATCCCTAAGACTGGCGGTTTCATCGCCATCGCCAATCACCCTTACGGCGGAATTGAGGGACTGGCACTGGTAAAACTGCTTTGTACGGTCAGACCTGAAGCTAAAGTCATGGTCAACTTCATCCTGAAGAAGATCCCCAACCTCAGCGAATTCTTTGTAGCCGTAAACCCCTTTGAGAACGTTCAGCATTCCTCAAGCATAAGCGGATTGAAGGCTACGTTCGACTTACTGCAATCGGGTGTACCGATAGGTATCTTTCCGGCGGGAGAAGTCTCCACCTTCAGCCTGGACAAACAGGAGATCACAGACCGCTTATGGCATCCTGTAGTCGGTAAACTGATCGCCAGGGCCAAAGTACCCGTGGTGCCCATCTATTTCCATGGCAACAACGGCGTATTGTTCAATATCCTAAGTTTCATTCACCCTACGCTCCGTACGGCCAAACTACCTTCCGAGTTCCTGAATAAGCAAGGCCTTAAAATCAGGGTACGGATCGGTAAGCCCATCAATATAGAAGATATCTCCTATCGCAATAACACCAATAAGCTGCTCGACTTTTTACGCGCACGCACCTATGCACTGGGTACGGGGCTCGAAGAAGAAAGAAAGCTCTTTAACCCGATCAGCCTGTTCAAGATCAAGAAAAAACCCGAACCTGTTGTAGAAGAGACCGAGCGGCATATCATCAGTGCCGAAGTGCAAACGCTTGAAAATTTCCGCGTCTGGACCGAAAAGAACTACGAAGTATATATCACACCTACCTCCAACATCCCCAATATACTCAAGGAAATCGGCCGATTAAGAGAGATCACTTTCCGCGAGGTGGGGGAAGGGACAAACAAGAAGATCGACCTGGATAATTACGACATTTATTACAATCACCTTTTCATCTGGGACAAAGAGCAGGAAAACATTGTCGGCGCCTACCGCATCGGCCGTGGCGATGAAATCCTGAACACCATGGGCCGCCGGGGCTTCTATCTTTCTGAGCTCTTCAAAATCAAGGAACCCTTTTACCCTATTTTGCGCAAAGGCATAGAACTGGGCCGGTCATGGATCAGAAAGGAATATCAGCAAAAGCCCCTTCCCCTGTTCCTGCTATGGAAAGGCATATTAAAGTACCTGCTCGACAATCCGCAGTACCGATATATGTTCGGACCGGTCAGCATCAGTAACAGCTTCTCCAAGTTTTCCAAGTCGCTCATCGTAGACTACATCACCAAAAACCATTTCGACTATGAGCTGGCACATTATGTGAAGCCAAAGAATAAGTTTAAGGCCGACCTCTCGGCCATCGATAAAGACCTGCTCATTGAAAGCAGTGAGTCACTGAAGGACCTCGACAGCCTCATATCAGATATCGAAAACTCACATATCAAGATTCCCGTACTGCTCAGGCAATACATGAACCTGAATGCCAAGATCATCTGCTTTAATATCGATCCTAAGTTTTCTGATTGCCTGGACGGCTTCCTGCTCGTGGACACTCAAAACATCCCGGCCGAAATGCTGGAGAAAATAGGCAAGAATATTTAA